The Achromobacter spanius genome includes the window GGATTCGAACCCCCGATACGCTTTTGACGTATACACGCTTTCCAGGCGTGCGCCTTCAACCGCTCGGCCACCTGTCCTAATCGGCATTTTCGTAGGCAAAAAGACACTACGAAAATTGCGAATCCGCGATTCTAGCAGGTTTCGGCGCGACGCAGCAAGCCGAAGCAGAAAGGGGGACGCACTGAGCAGTCTTGCTCAGCGTGCCCGCCCTTGTGCCCTTCAGTGCGAGGACGGCGGTTCCTGCTCGCGGTAAGAACTGACCGTGCCGTCCGGTTCGGTTTCTTCCAGTCTGACCTTGAAGCCCCACAGACGCGCCAGATGCTTCATCACCTGCTCGGCATCGTCGCTCGCCAAGGGCCGGTCACGGCTCTTCAAATGCCGCAACACCAATGAACGATCCGAATCGCGGTTGAAGCGCACCACCTGGATATCCGGCACCTGGTTGTCGCGGTTGTGCTGCGCGGCCAGCAAGCGGCGAATGTCGCGGTAGCCCTCATCGTTGTGGATGGCGGCCACTTCCAGCTTCGGATTCGACTGATGGTCCGAGATTGCAAACAGGCGGAACTCGCGGATCAACCGCGGCGACAGGTACTGCGAGATGAAGGACTCGTCCTTGAAGTTGCGCATGGCGAAGTCCAGCGTCTTTTGCCAGTCGCCGCCCGCAATATCGGGAAACCACTTCCGATCCTCGGGCGTGGGCGCTTCGCAGATACGGCGGATGTCCGTCATCATCGCAAAGCCCAGCGCATACGGGTTGATGCCGCCATAACCGCGTTCGTCAAAGCCGCGCTGGCTGACCACGTTGGTATGGCTTTGCAGGAACTCCATCATGAAGCCGTCGTTGACCAGCCCTTTTTCATGCAGGCGGTTAAGGATGGTGTAGTGCCAGAACGTGGCCCACCCTTCGTTCATGACCTTGGTCTGGGTCTGCGGGTAAAAATACTGGGCGATCTTGCGCACGATACGGACCAACTCTTTTTGCCACGGCGCCAACTTGGGCGAGTACTTCTCAATGAAGTACAGCAGGTTCTCTTCGGGCTCCGGCGGAAACACCGATGCCTCTGTGCGCGTGTCCTTGTCGGTTTCCAGGCGCGGCAACGTGCGCCACAAGTCGTTGTATTGCAGCCGCGCGTGTTCCTTGCGCTCGGCCTGGCGCGCGGCCTCTTCCTTGAAAGACATCGGCGCGGGCCGCTTGTAGCGGTCCACACCGTGGTGCGACAACGCATGGCAGGAATCCAGCAACGATTCCACCGCGTCGATGCCGTAGCGGTCTTCGCACGACATCACATACTTGCGCGCGAACACCAGGTAGTCCAGCACCCCATCGGCGTCGGTCCATTGCCGGAACAGATAGTTGCCCTTGAAGAACGAGTTATGCCCGTAGCACGCATGCGCAATCACCAACGCCTGCATCGTCATGGAGTTTTCTTCCATGAGATAAGAGATGCACGGGTTGGAATTGATGACGATCTCGTACGCCAGGCCCTGCATGCCGCGTCGGTAGTACTGTTCGTTGCGGATGAATTCCTTGCCGTAAGACCAGTGCGGATAGCCAATAGGCAGCCCGGCCGACGCATAAGCGTCCAGCATCTGTTCCGAGGTGATTACCTCGATTTGGTTCGGATACGTGTCCAGGCCGTACTCGGCCGCAACCTTGGAAATCGCGTCGTCATAGGACTGGATCAGTTCGAACGTCCATTCGGAACCTTGGGATATCGGCCGAGCGCCGCCGGCCGTATCCGGCTCCACGAGAGCACCCACGATGGCATTCATGCGGTTTCCTTCTTGAACAGGTCATGGAACACGGGAAAGATTTCGCCGCGATCGCAGATGCGCCGCATGACGAAATGCGGCTCCAGCTTCTGTTCATACTCGGCCCACAGGCTGCTCTTGCGAGCCTCTTGCGAGTCGGGAATTTCGATATAGGCAAAGTACCGTGTCGACGGCAGCAAGTGTTCGGCCAGGAAGCGTGCGCTCTTGCCCGCGTCGGCGCCGAACGAATCGCCGTCGCTGGCTTGTGCCGCGTACACGTTCCAGGCCGAGGGCGGATAGCGCTTTTCCAGAATCTCGCGCATCAGCTCCAGCGCGGACAGCACGATGGTGCCGCCGCTCTTGGGGTCGTAGAAGAACGTTTGCTCGTCCACTTCCTCGGCGTTGTCCGTATGGCGGATGAAGACCAGGTCCACATGCTCGTACTTGCGCGACAGGAACAGGTACAGCAGCGTAAAGAAGCGCTTGGCCAGGTCCTTCTTGCCTTCGTCCATGGACCCCGACACGTCCATCAGGCAGAACATGACCGCGCGCGCCATCGGAATGGCGACCGAAACGCGATTGCGGTAGCGCAGGTCCAGGTCGTCCAGGAACGGCACGCGGGCAAGGCGCTCGCGGCAGTCCTCGACATCCTGCTCCAATGTGCGGATGGTCGCGGCGGGCGCACTCGCCGCTCGCGCATCGGCCAAGGCCTTTTCGGCATCTTCAAGATCGGCGCGCGCTTTCACGTTTAGCGCAACACGCCGCGCCAACGATGACTTGAGCGTGCGGCTGATGCTCAACATGCTGGGCGAGCCGGTCGTGGTGTAGCCGGCGCGCTGCCATTTTTTCTGGCTGACTTCGCCCAACTGGTTGCGCGCCAGATGCGGCAGTTCCAGGTCCTCGAAGAACAGGTTCAGGAACTCGGCCCGCGACAGGCTGAAGGTGAATTGGTCTACCGATTCCCCTTCACCCGGGTCGGACCCGCCCTCGCCTTGGCCGCCCTGCGGCCGGTCGATGGTGTCGCCCTTGGCGAATTCGCGGTTGCCAGGGTGCACCATCTCGCGGTCACCGCCCGAGCCGTGCCGGAACGTCGGCTCGGAAATATCCCGGGCGGGCAGGTTGATCTCTCCGCCTTGATCCATATCCTGAATGGAGCGGTCACGAATCATCCCGTGAACCGCCTTGCGGATCTGGTCCTTGTAGCGCCGCAAAAAACGCTCGCGGTTGACGGCGCTTTTATTGCGCCCGTTAAGACGGCGATCGATCAGTGAATTCATGATTCACCTCGCTCAGGAAGACTTCCTCACTCGGAGGTACCACTCGCACAGCAGCCTGACCTGCTTTTCCGTGTAGCCCTTTTCCACCATGCGATCCACGAAGCTCTGGTGTTTCGACTTGTCCTCGGCCGAAGCCTTGGCATTGAACGAAATCACCGGCAGCAGATCTTCCGTATTCGAGAACATCTTCTTCTCGATCACTTCGCGCAGCTTTTCATAGCTGGTCCAGGTCGGGTTGCGGCCGTTGTTGTTGGCACGCGCCCGCAGCACGAAATTCACGATCTCGTTGCGGAAGTCCTTCGGGTTCGCAATTCCAGCAGGCTTCTCGATCTTTTCCAGCTCGTCGTTCAACGCGCTGCGATCGAAGCTTTCGCCCGTTTCCGGATCGCGGAACTCTTCGTCCTGAATCCAGCAATCGGCAAACGTGACGTAGCGGTCAAAGATGTTCTGGCCGTACTCCGAATACGACTCCAGGTAGGCGGTCTGAATTTCCTTGCCGATGAATTCCGCGTAACGCGGCGCCAGGAACCCCTTGATGAACTCCAGATAGCGCCGGCGGATCTCTTCCGGGTAGTCTTCGCGGCCGATCCGTTGTTCCAGCACGTACATCAGATGCACCGGGTTCGCGGCCACTTCCGTCTGGTCGTAGTTGAAGACGCTGGACAGGATCTTGTACGCGAATCGCGTGGACACCCCGTTCATGCCTTCGTCCGTGCCGGCGTAGTCCTTGTATTCCTGCAAGGCCTTGGCCTTCGGGTCTACGTCCTTCAGGCTTTCACCGTCATAGACGCGCAGCTTCGAATAGATGCTGGAGTTCTCGGGTTCCTTCAGGCGGGTCAGCACCGAGAACTGCGCCATCATGTCCAGCGTTCCCGGCGCGCACGGGGCGGACGACAACGAGCTGTGATGCAGCAGTTTTTCGTAGATGCGGACTTCTTCAGACACCTGCAAGCAGTACGGCACCTTGACGATATAGATACGATCAAGGAACGCTTCGTTGTGCTTGTTGTTGCGAAAGGTCTGCCATTCGGATTCGTTCGAGTGGGCCAGGATCGTGCCGTTGAACGGGATCGCGGAGAAGCCTTCCGTGCCCTTGAAGTTGCCTTCCTGGGTGGCCGTCAACAAGGGATGCAGCATCTTGATCGGGGCCTTGAACATCTCGACGAATTCCAGCAGGCCCTGGTTCGCCAGACACAAGCCACCGGAATAGCTGTAGGCATCCGGGTCGTCTTGCGAGTGGCGGTCCAGCTTGCGGATATCGACCTTGCCGACCAGCGAGGAAATGTCCTGGTTGTTTTCGTCGCCCGGCTCGGTCTTGGCGATGGCCACTTGGCGCAGCACCGAAGGGTTCAGGCGCACGACGCGGAATTGCGAGATGTCGCCATCGAACTCTTTCAAGCGCTTGACCGCCCAGGGCGACATGATGCCCGTCAGGTAGCGGCGCGGAATGCCGTATTCCTTTTCAAGCGTGTCGCCAAAGCGTTCCGGATGGAACAGGCCGAGCGGTGATTCGTTGACGGGCGAGCCCTTCAAGGCATAGATGGGATAGCTTTCCATCAGGGCCTTCAGCCGCTCCGCGATGGACGACTTGCCGCCGCCCACAGGGCCCAACAGATAGAGGATTTGCTTGCGCTCTTCCAGCCCCTGCGCGGCGTGTTTGAAGAACGCGACGATCTGCCCGATCACGTCCTCCATGCCGTAGAACTCCTGAAACGCCGGATAGCGCCGGATGGTCCGGTTGGAAAACAAACGGGAAAGACGTGGGTCGTTGCGTGTATCCACGACTTCGGGTTCACCGATTGCCGCCAGCATTCGCTCAGCGGGACTGGCGTACGCCATGGGATCACGTTTGGCGAGGTTCAGATACTCCTCAAGAGAAAGCTCTGACTCCTGCTCTCTTGCATACTGCGACTTGAAGCCTTCGACGATGTTTTGCACGGAAACCTCCTACAACACGCGAAAAATTCACTACGCCTACGTGTCCCCATTGTGCCTCAGTGCCTGCGCATTACTAGACAATCTCGCGATTAGCATTTTCGGCCTGTTGTTATGTTGCTTTCGCCACACAACAACCATGAAGCACGCTCGAACCCTTTCCGTTT containing:
- a CDS encoding PrkA family serine protein kinase; this translates as MVEGFKSQYAREQESELSLEEYLNLAKRDPMAYASPAERMLAAIGEPEVVDTRNDPRLSRLFSNRTIRRYPAFQEFYGMEDVIGQIVAFFKHAAQGLEERKQILYLLGPVGGGKSSIAERLKALMESYPIYALKGSPVNESPLGLFHPERFGDTLEKEYGIPRRYLTGIMSPWAVKRLKEFDGDISQFRVVRLNPSVLRQVAIAKTEPGDENNQDISSLVGKVDIRKLDRHSQDDPDAYSYSGGLCLANQGLLEFVEMFKAPIKMLHPLLTATQEGNFKGTEGFSAIPFNGTILAHSNESEWQTFRNNKHNEAFLDRIYIVKVPYCLQVSEEVRIYEKLLHHSSLSSAPCAPGTLDMMAQFSVLTRLKEPENSSIYSKLRVYDGESLKDVDPKAKALQEYKDYAGTDEGMNGVSTRFAYKILSSVFNYDQTEVAANPVHLMYVLEQRIGREDYPEEIRRRYLEFIKGFLAPRYAEFIGKEIQTAYLESYSEYGQNIFDRYVTFADCWIQDEEFRDPETGESFDRSALNDELEKIEKPAGIANPKDFRNEIVNFVLRARANNNGRNPTWTSYEKLREVIEKKMFSNTEDLLPVISFNAKASAEDKSKHQSFVDRMVEKGYTEKQVRLLCEWYLRVRKSS
- a CDS encoding SpoVR family protein, whose protein sequence is MNAIVGALVEPDTAGGARPISQGSEWTFELIQSYDDAISKVAAEYGLDTYPNQIEVITSEQMLDAYASAGLPIGYPHWSYGKEFIRNEQYYRRGMQGLAYEIVINSNPCISYLMEENSMTMQALVIAHACYGHNSFFKGNYLFRQWTDADGVLDYLVFARKYVMSCEDRYGIDAVESLLDSCHALSHHGVDRYKRPAPMSFKEEAARQAERKEHARLQYNDLWRTLPRLETDKDTRTEASVFPPEPEENLLYFIEKYSPKLAPWQKELVRIVRKIAQYFYPQTQTKVMNEGWATFWHYTILNRLHEKGLVNDGFMMEFLQSHTNVVSQRGFDERGYGGINPYALGFAMMTDIRRICEAPTPEDRKWFPDIAGGDWQKTLDFAMRNFKDESFISQYLSPRLIREFRLFAISDHQSNPKLEVAAIHNDEGYRDIRRLLAAQHNRDNQVPDIQVVRFNRDSDRSLVLRHLKSRDRPLASDDAEQVMKHLARLWGFKVRLEETEPDGTVSSYREQEPPSSH
- a CDS encoding YeaH/YhbH family protein gives rise to the protein MNSLIDRRLNGRNKSAVNRERFLRRYKDQIRKAVHGMIRDRSIQDMDQGGEINLPARDISEPTFRHGSGGDREMVHPGNREFAKGDTIDRPQGGQGEGGSDPGEGESVDQFTFSLSRAEFLNLFFEDLELPHLARNQLGEVSQKKWQRAGYTTTGSPSMLSISRTLKSSLARRVALNVKARADLEDAEKALADARAASAPAATIRTLEQDVEDCRERLARVPFLDDLDLRYRNRVSVAIPMARAVMFCLMDVSGSMDEGKKDLAKRFFTLLYLFLSRKYEHVDLVFIRHTDNAEEVDEQTFFYDPKSGGTIVLSALELMREILEKRYPPSAWNVYAAQASDGDSFGADAGKSARFLAEHLLPSTRYFAYIEIPDSQEARKSSLWAEYEQKLEPHFVMRRICDRGEIFPVFHDLFKKETA